The following coding sequences are from one bacterium SCSIO 12741 window:
- a CDS encoding peptidylprolyl isomerase, producing the protein MNRTIALLLGLIMSTGLLAQEDVLLNIAGEDITLDEFLMVYNKNNSNAQSIDPKTKEEYLDLYINFRLKVRQAEDMGMDTNRNFNKELSGYRRQLAVPYLNDETVTEELIQEAYNRMKEDVNAYHILIRCEPDASPQDSLEAWRKCMLIKRKITDPATDFEKLAKVESEDPSAVNNGGNLGYFNVFQMVYPFESAAYNTEVGQVSDPVRSRFGYHLVWVKDRRPARGEIQVAHIMVQTSENDDEKAAEEKEKKAMEIYDELQKGANFEELAKKYSDDRGTANKGENFLGLEPVEWCLSLKKQPLAWRITEIFQLR; encoded by the coding sequence ATGAACAGAACAATTGCCTTGTTATTAGGACTGATCATGAGCACTGGTTTGCTGGCACAAGAGGATGTACTCCTCAACATTGCCGGTGAAGACATCACGCTCGATGAATTTTTGATGGTCTACAATAAAAACAACAGTAACGCTCAGTCAATCGACCCGAAGACGAAAGAAGAGTACCTCGATTTGTACATAAACTTTCGATTGAAAGTTCGCCAGGCGGAAGATATGGGTATGGATACCAATCGCAACTTCAACAAGGAGTTGAGCGGGTACCGTAGACAATTGGCTGTTCCTTATTTGAATGATGAAACGGTTACCGAAGAATTGATTCAGGAGGCTTATAACCGAATGAAGGAAGATGTGAACGCGTATCACATCCTAATTCGTTGCGAGCCGGATGCAAGCCCTCAGGATTCGTTGGAAGCCTGGAGAAAGTGTATGCTGATCAAGCGTAAGATCACCGATCCTGCTACTGATTTTGAAAAATTAGCCAAGGTGGAATCAGAAGATCCATCTGCCGTAAACAATGGTGGAAATTTGGGATACTTCAACGTATTTCAGATGGTTTACCCCTTTGAAAGCGCTGCCTATAATACTGAGGTTGGACAGGTTTCAGATCCTGTTCGTAGCCGATTCGGATACCACTTGGTATGGGTAAAGGACCGTCGTCCTGCTCGTGGAGAAATTCAAGTGGCTCACATCATGGTGCAAACCAGTGAGAACGACGATGAGAAGGCCGCCGAAGAAAAGGAAAAGAAGGCCATGGAAATCTATGACGAGCTACAGAAAGGGGCCAATTTTGAGGAATTGGCCAAGAAGTACTCAGATGATCGCGGTACGGCCAATAAGGGGGAGAACTTCCTTGGTTTGGAACCGGTAGAATGGTGCCTGAGTTTGAAGAAGCAGCCTTTAGCCTGGAGAATAACGGAGATATTTCAGCTCCGGTAA